A stretch of the Aegilops tauschii subsp. strangulata cultivar AL8/78 chromosome 4, Aet v6.0, whole genome shotgun sequence genome encodes the following:
- the LOC109744148 gene encoding uncharacterized protein — translation MGIPMTQFSNFNMQFHGLIPGKKAKSLGQIALDVVFGEKKNFRKERLTFEMSRPKGVITITGNQKVNEECLQKGSQIADEKMAMAELDEYNKAVDSSELLQSKKPTVESAFQSA, via the exons ATGGGCATCCCGATGACCCAGTTCAGCAATTTCAACATGCAGTTCCATGGGTTAATCCCTGGGAAGAAAGCcaaatcactcggccagatcgccctcgacGTCGTATTCGGCGAGAAGAAGAACTTCCGAAAAGAACggctgacttttgag ATGTCAAGGCCAAAAGGTGTGATCACCATCACAGGCAATCAGAAGGTTAACGAAGAATGCCTCCAGAAGGGCTCCCAGATTGCTGACGAGAAGATGGCGATGGCCGAGCTGGATGAATACAACAAGGCGGTGGATTCAAGCGAACTATTGCAGTCCAAGAAGCCGACTGTGGAATCCGCTTTCCAGTCGGCATGA